In one window of Paenarthrobacter nicotinovorans DNA:
- a CDS encoding PH-like domain-containing protein, which produces MSNQTLTVLTTVPLIVAVLVMIWLGWRNRLRRQADVERLPAVPEQLTPASVVADGQYVTTTTAGDWLDRIAAQGLGIRTNAELSIHAEGVLFDRSGAAPVFIPRRSLVDSREANGMAGKFVEKDGLLVISWRLGARELDTGFRSRHSADKKLLLEALQELISAAPQADADSGK; this is translated from the coding sequence ATGAGCAACCAGACATTGACTGTGCTCACCACGGTGCCGCTGATCGTTGCCGTACTGGTGATGATCTGGCTCGGGTGGCGGAACCGGCTGAGGCGACAAGCCGACGTCGAACGTCTGCCTGCGGTGCCGGAACAGCTGACGCCCGCGAGCGTCGTCGCTGATGGCCAGTACGTGACCACCACGACGGCGGGCGACTGGCTCGACCGCATAGCGGCCCAGGGCCTGGGCATCCGGACCAACGCGGAACTGAGCATCCACGCCGAAGGCGTGTTGTTCGACCGCTCCGGTGCCGCCCCCGTCTTCATCCCGCGGCGGTCCCTCGTGGACAGCCGCGAAGCCAACGGCATGGCCGGGAAGTTCGTCGAAAAAGACGGCCTCCTTGTCATCAGCTGGAGGCTTGGCGCCCGGGAACTCGATACCGGATTCCGGTCCCGGCACTCAGCCGACAAGAAGCTCCTCCTTGAAGCCCTCCAGGAATTGATCTCCGCAGCCCCTCAGGCAGATGCCGATAGTGGAAAGTAA
- a CDS encoding dihydroorotase, with translation MAENTYLIRGAAVLGGEAQDLLIRDGVIAARGADLSDEGATVIDGKGLVALPGMVDVHTHLREPGREDAETVETGTRAAALGGFTAVHAMANSNPVADTAGVVEQVHSLGRASGWVDVRPVGAVTVGLAGEQLAELGAMADSRAQVRMFSDDGICVHDPVLMRRALEYVKAFDGVVAQHAQEPRLTAGAQMNEGTVSAVLGLTGWPAVAEESIIARDVLLTQHVGSRLHVCHVSTAGSVEIVRWAKTRGINVTAEVTPHHLLLTDELVRSYDPVYKVNPPLRTDADVQALREGLADGTIDVVGTDHAPHPSEHKECEWAQAAMGMTGLETALSVVQETMIETGLMTWADFARVTSFTPAVIGRVADQGRPLEVGEPANVILVDPAARWTVDPHKMATMGRNSPFKGKELPGSVVATFFKGHPTVLDGRLNTPYQHPAVSN, from the coding sequence ATGGCCGAGAACACTTACTTGATCCGCGGGGCCGCCGTCCTCGGTGGCGAGGCCCAGGACCTGCTGATCCGCGACGGCGTAATTGCCGCCCGGGGTGCGGACCTTTCCGATGAGGGCGCCACCGTGATCGACGGCAAGGGCCTGGTGGCCCTGCCGGGCATGGTGGACGTCCACACGCACCTGCGTGAACCCGGTCGCGAGGACGCCGAAACAGTGGAGACCGGCACCCGGGCTGCTGCCCTCGGTGGCTTTACGGCCGTCCACGCCATGGCCAACAGCAACCCCGTGGCTGACACCGCCGGTGTCGTCGAGCAGGTCCACAGCCTGGGCCGTGCGTCCGGCTGGGTCGATGTGCGTCCCGTCGGCGCAGTCACCGTGGGTTTGGCCGGCGAGCAGCTCGCCGAGCTTGGCGCCATGGCCGACTCCCGCGCGCAGGTGCGGATGTTCTCCGACGACGGCATCTGCGTTCACGACCCGGTACTCATGCGCCGCGCACTTGAGTACGTCAAAGCGTTCGACGGCGTCGTGGCCCAGCACGCGCAGGAACCCCGCCTTACCGCCGGGGCACAGATGAACGAGGGCACAGTCTCCGCAGTCCTGGGACTGACCGGCTGGCCTGCCGTTGCCGAGGAAAGCATCATTGCCCGTGACGTCCTGCTTACCCAGCACGTCGGGTCCCGGCTGCATGTGTGCCACGTTTCCACTGCCGGGTCTGTTGAGATCGTGCGCTGGGCGAAGACCCGTGGCATCAACGTCACCGCCGAAGTGACCCCGCACCACTTGCTCCTGACGGACGAATTGGTCCGCAGCTACGACCCGGTCTACAAGGTCAACCCGCCGCTGCGCACGGACGCCGATGTGCAGGCCCTGCGTGAAGGACTGGCCGACGGCACCATCGACGTCGTCGGAACCGACCACGCCCCGCACCCCAGCGAGCACAAGGAGTGCGAGTGGGCGCAGGCGGCCATGGGCATGACGGGCCTTGAAACCGCGCTCTCGGTGGTTCAGGAAACCATGATCGAAACCGGCCTCATGACCTGGGCCGACTTCGCCAGGGTCACCTCGTTCACCCCCGCCGTCATCGGCCGCGTGGCCGACCAAGGCCGTCCGCTGGAAGTTGGCGAGCCGGCCAACGTCATCCTGGTGGACCCGGCTGCGCGTTGGACGGTCGACCCCCATAAGATGGCAACCATGGGCCGCAATTCACCGTTCAAGGGCAAAGAGCTGCCCGGATCCGTGGTGGCTACCTTCTTCAAGGGCCACCCCACGGTCCTCGACGGCCGGCTCAACACGCCCTACCAGCACCCGGCAGTCAGCAACTGA
- a CDS encoding aspartate carbamoyltransferase catalytic subunit, with product MKHLLSTENLVASDAIRILDTAEEMSAVGDREVKKLPALRGRTVVNLFFEDSTRTRISFEAAAKRLSADVINFAAKGSSVSKGESLKDTAQTLAAMGADAVVIRHWASGAPHRLAATDWIDAAVINAGDGTHEHPTQALLDAFTMRRHWSKLNGVASTGADLAGMRVAIAGDVLHSRVARSNVWLLKTLGAEVTLVAPPTLLPIGVEHWPCKVSYNLDETLESGIDAMMMLRVQGERMNASFFPSTREYSRRWGFDDARLRALDDLGMKDTIIMHPGPMNRGLEISSAAADSPRSTVLAQVRNGVSVRMAALYLLLSGDTREAAPLNIVTPAFASPSSKESN from the coding sequence GTGAAGCACCTTCTTTCCACGGAAAACCTGGTCGCATCCGACGCCATCCGCATCCTGGACACCGCGGAAGAGATGTCCGCAGTGGGGGACCGCGAGGTCAAGAAGCTCCCCGCGCTCCGGGGCCGCACCGTAGTGAACCTATTCTTCGAGGACTCCACGCGAACCCGGATCTCCTTTGAAGCGGCGGCCAAGCGCTTGTCCGCCGATGTCATCAACTTCGCAGCCAAGGGATCCTCCGTATCCAAGGGCGAGTCCCTCAAGGACACCGCGCAGACCCTCGCGGCCATGGGCGCGGACGCCGTCGTCATCCGCCACTGGGCTTCGGGCGCGCCGCACCGCCTGGCCGCTACGGACTGGATCGATGCCGCGGTAATCAACGCCGGCGACGGTACTCACGAGCACCCGACGCAGGCACTTTTGGACGCCTTCACCATGCGCAGGCACTGGTCGAAGCTCAACGGAGTCGCATCGACGGGAGCGGACCTGGCAGGCATGCGGGTCGCCATTGCGGGGGACGTGCTGCACTCGCGCGTGGCCCGCTCCAACGTCTGGCTGCTGAAGACCCTGGGTGCCGAGGTCACCTTGGTTGCGCCACCCACCCTGCTGCCCATCGGCGTCGAGCACTGGCCCTGCAAGGTCAGCTACAACCTGGACGAAACGCTCGAGTCCGGTATTGACGCCATGATGATGCTGCGCGTCCAGGGTGAGCGGATGAACGCCTCGTTCTTCCCGTCCACCCGTGAATATTCGCGCCGCTGGGGCTTCGACGACGCCCGCCTCCGCGCTTTGGATGACCTGGGCATGAAGGACACCATCATCATGCACCCCGGCCCCATGAACCGTGGCCTGGAGATTTCATCCGCCGCCGCCGACTCGCCCCGTTCCACTGTGCTTGCGCAGGTACGAAACGGCGTTTCGGTCCGCATGGCGGCCCTGTACCTGCTGCTGTCCGGGGATACCCGCGAAGCAGCCCCACTGAACATTGTCACACCGGCTTTCGCAAGCCCGTCCAGCAAGGAGAGCAACTGA
- the pyrR gene encoding bifunctional pyr operon transcriptional regulator/uracil phosphoribosyltransferase PyrR, whose protein sequence is MTEVTSAHVPSRVVLNQADIDRALTRIAHEILEANKGSQDLVLLGIPSRGYPLAVRLANKIAAADPTVNAGAIVGQLDVTMFRDDLSHQPTRPPHHTRLPLSGIDNKVVVLIDDVLYSGRTIRAALDALVDLGRPRIVRLAVLVDRGHRELPIRADHVGKNLPTSSAEKVRVHLEETDSVDGTPVNEVVIEAGK, encoded by the coding sequence ATGACTGAAGTCACTTCTGCGCACGTGCCGTCGCGGGTTGTCCTCAACCAGGCGGATATCGATCGTGCGCTTACTCGTATCGCCCACGAGATCCTCGAAGCCAACAAAGGCTCGCAGGACCTGGTTCTGTTGGGCATTCCCAGCCGCGGTTATCCGCTGGCCGTGCGGCTCGCCAATAAGATCGCCGCAGCCGACCCCACGGTTAACGCCGGGGCCATTGTCGGCCAGCTGGACGTCACCATGTTCCGTGACGACCTCTCCCACCAGCCCACCCGGCCTCCGCACCACACCCGGCTTCCGCTGTCCGGCATCGACAACAAGGTTGTTGTGCTCATTGACGACGTCCTCTACTCGGGACGCACCATCCGTGCAGCCCTGGACGCCCTTGTCGATCTCGGCCGTCCACGCATCGTCCGCCTTGCGGTCCTGGTGGACAGGGGCCACCGCGAACTTCCCATCCGCGCCGACCACGTGGGTAAGAACCTGCCGACCTCCTCTGCGGAAAAAGTCCGGGTACACCTCGAGGAAACTGATTCCGTAGATGGCACACCCGTCAACGAGGTAGTAATCGAGGCGGGCAAGTGA
- a CDS encoding PrsW family intramembrane metalloprotease, which produces MSLSSHFRAWNRLFPMSMNQPGQHGGHPYPRPYLEPGANPTWIGRVQPRNYQAAPGNPASLPQQNWATPPARPARRSWGTLPLLIVGTVLVLGSLLLVVPFLLGNTGIAGFIVGFLVSLIPLSIVLLTVRVIDRWEPEPPRLLWFAFTWGAAVSIAGTLLIQPLFALAAPTGSEEAFAYFMATVQAPIVEEFTKSLGLLVLILAARKYFDGPVDGVVFAFTIAAGFAFTENILYFGREIASSTDPGTDLVRIFILRGVMSPFAHAVFTGTTGLIMGFAARKWHSGYAVLAFFIGLLPAMFLHNRWNSMGQNFLVEYFAVQVPIFLVAVVGVILLRVAEGKLTRQRLLEYARAGWFTPAEVEMLATSRGRRQALRWAASRGRGGQMRAFIKGATALAFTRQRILSGRDVPVHQHDEIEHLRLIPALRAAVLQ; this is translated from the coding sequence GTGAGTTTAAGCTCACATTTCCGAGCGTGGAATAGGCTCTTTCCCATGAGCATGAACCAGCCCGGTCAGCACGGCGGACATCCTTATCCAAGGCCTTACCTGGAGCCAGGTGCCAACCCCACGTGGATCGGTCGCGTTCAGCCGCGAAACTACCAGGCAGCCCCGGGAAACCCGGCGTCCCTGCCACAGCAAAACTGGGCCACGCCACCGGCACGGCCTGCACGCCGGAGCTGGGGCACCCTTCCCTTGCTGATCGTCGGCACCGTCCTGGTCCTGGGTAGTCTTCTGTTGGTGGTGCCGTTCCTCTTGGGAAATACGGGGATCGCAGGGTTCATCGTCGGCTTCCTGGTCTCATTGATCCCACTGTCCATCGTCCTGTTGACGGTGCGCGTCATAGACCGGTGGGAGCCCGAACCGCCGCGGCTGCTCTGGTTCGCCTTTACGTGGGGTGCGGCCGTTTCCATAGCCGGTACGCTGTTGATCCAACCGCTTTTCGCGCTTGCCGCTCCCACCGGGAGCGAAGAGGCCTTCGCCTATTTCATGGCGACGGTCCAGGCCCCGATCGTGGAGGAATTCACGAAGTCACTGGGACTTCTGGTCCTGATCCTGGCAGCCCGCAAGTACTTCGACGGTCCCGTGGATGGCGTGGTGTTCGCGTTCACCATTGCGGCGGGGTTCGCTTTCACTGAGAACATCCTCTACTTCGGGCGTGAAATCGCCTCTTCCACTGATCCCGGGACCGATTTGGTACGCATTTTCATCCTTCGTGGCGTCATGTCTCCCTTTGCCCACGCAGTATTCACGGGCACGACCGGTTTGATCATGGGATTCGCTGCCAGGAAATGGCACTCAGGATATGCGGTCCTGGCCTTCTTCATCGGCCTGCTGCCGGCAATGTTCCTGCACAACCGCTGGAACAGCATGGGGCAGAACTTCCTGGTGGAGTACTTCGCAGTGCAGGTACCAATCTTCCTGGTTGCCGTCGTCGGCGTGATCCTGCTTCGCGTCGCCGAGGGAAAGCTGACCCGTCAACGGCTTCTGGAATACGCCCGCGCCGGCTGGTTCACGCCGGCAGAGGTGGAGATGCTGGCTACCTCCCGGGGCAGGCGCCAGGCACTTCGCTGGGCTGCATCGAGGGGCCGGGGCGGGCAGATGAGGGCATTCATCAAGGGGGCAACCGCGTTGGCTTTCACACGCCAACGGATACTCAGTGGCCGCGACGTCCCCGTGCACCAACACGACGAAATCGAACACCTCCGGCTCATCCCCGCACTGAGGGCCGCTGTCCTCCAGTAG
- the nusB gene encoding transcription antitermination factor NusB, which yields MSARGKARSRALEVLFEAEQRSVSAFDAMTARREKTDLVINPYTVEIVEGVVSMQATIDEFLETYAQGWTLERMPSVDRIILRIGAWELLYNDEVPDGVAVSEAVALAKTMSTDESPAFINGLLGRLQKLKPSLLA from the coding sequence GTGAGCGCACGCGGTAAAGCCCGTAGCAGGGCCTTGGAAGTACTTTTCGAAGCGGAGCAGCGCTCAGTTTCGGCTTTCGATGCAATGACAGCGCGTCGGGAGAAGACAGACCTCGTCATCAACCCCTACACGGTGGAAATAGTGGAGGGTGTTGTCTCCATGCAGGCAACCATTGATGAGTTCCTGGAGACCTACGCACAAGGCTGGACCTTGGAGCGCATGCCCTCCGTTGACCGCATCATTCTTCGTATCGGTGCGTGGGAACTTCTCTACAATGATGAAGTTCCGGACGGAGTGGCCGTAAGCGAAGCCGTGGCCCTCGCCAAGACGATGTCCACTGATGAGTCCCCGGCCTTCATCAATGGCTTGCTGGGCCGTCTGCAGAAGCTCAAGCCGTCGCTGCTGGCCTAG
- the efp gene encoding elongation factor P, translated as MATTNDIKNGTVLKLEGQLWNIIEFQHVKPGKGGAFVRTKMRNVMSGKVVDKTFNAGLKIETATVDRRDYQYLYQDGEDFVFMDTQDYDQITVSGATVGDATNFMLENQMVNIAIHEGTPLYIELPPSVVLEITYTEPGLQGDRSSAGTKPATVETGYEIQVPLFVEQGTKVKVDTRDGSYLGRVND; from the coding sequence GTGGCAACCACAAACGACATCAAGAACGGGACCGTACTGAAGCTCGAGGGCCAACTCTGGAACATCATCGAGTTCCAGCACGTCAAGCCGGGCAAGGGCGGTGCCTTTGTCCGCACCAAAATGCGCAACGTCATGTCCGGCAAGGTGGTCGACAAGACCTTCAACGCCGGCCTGAAGATCGAAACCGCAACGGTTGACCGCCGCGACTACCAGTACCTGTACCAGGATGGCGAAGACTTCGTCTTCATGGACACCCAGGACTACGACCAGATCACCGTTTCCGGTGCAACAGTCGGCGACGCCACCAACTTCATGCTCGAGAACCAGATGGTGAACATCGCCATCCACGAAGGCACTCCGCTGTACATCGAGCTGCCCCCGAGTGTCGTTCTCGAAATCACCTACACCGAGCCCGGCCTGCAGGGCGACCGCTCCTCCGCCGGAACCAAGCCGGCTACGGTGGAAACCGGCTACGAGATCCAGGTGCCGCTGTTCGTTGAGCAGGGAACCAAGGTCAAGGTCGACACCCGCGATGGCAGCTACCTGGGCCGGGTCAACGACTAG
- a CDS encoding tetratricopeptide repeat protein translates to MTIALREGVSDWPTAGFPGVRMNPDTLLPVVVNEEVMETALAASDDPADRIMALLLENQPKEAAELLAEARYKDPESFRLRIFEAEVHRATNRHDRAVQLFRHLLHEVQGTSKEAVVRQYLGRAYFVGGNALAAAEEFSRALDLRVAMAADAALIYSSAVALQRARDVLEVAS, encoded by the coding sequence ATGACGATTGCCTTGCGCGAAGGGGTCAGTGACTGGCCAACAGCCGGGTTCCCCGGTGTCCGGATGAACCCGGACACACTCCTGCCCGTGGTGGTCAATGAGGAAGTCATGGAGACTGCTCTCGCGGCTTCGGATGATCCCGCGGACCGGATCATGGCCCTCCTGCTTGAAAACCAGCCAAAAGAGGCAGCTGAACTTCTGGCAGAGGCCCGCTATAAGGATCCTGAGTCCTTCCGGCTCAGGATCTTTGAGGCCGAAGTCCACCGTGCCACCAACCGCCATGACCGTGCCGTCCAACTGTTCCGCCACCTGCTGCACGAGGTCCAGGGAACGTCCAAGGAAGCAGTAGTACGCCAGTATCTTGGCCGCGCCTACTTCGTGGGCGGCAACGCGTTGGCCGCAGCCGAGGAGTTCTCCAGGGCACTTGACCTGAGGGTGGCCATGGCCGCCGATGCGGCACTGATCTACTCGTCCGCTGTGGCCCTGCAACGGGCCCGGGATGTCCTGGAAGTTGCTTCCTGA
- the aroB gene encoding 3-dehydroquinate synthase has product MSNGATVIKVTGQSVNENYDVVVGRGLLQTLPEKLGERVRRVLVIHPRALRLTGDTVRDELESAGFTALTAEIPDAEEGKHIQVAAFCWQVLGQNDFTRSDAIVAVGGGAVTDLAGFVAATWLRGVKVIHMPTSLLGMVDASVGGKTGINTAEGKNLVGSFHPPAAVLADLDTLQTLPKNELISGMAEVIKCGFIADPAILELIEKNTDAVMDPGSDVVHELIERAIAVKANVVSQDLKESGLREILNYGHTLGHAIELVERYSWRHGAAVAVGMMFAAELSRSVGRLSDADADRHRTILESLGLPITYRRDRWQGLLDGMRRDKKSRGDLLRFVVLDGVAKPGILDVPDTSLLFAAYQEIAS; this is encoded by the coding sequence GTGAGCAACGGAGCAACTGTCATCAAGGTGACCGGCCAGTCAGTCAACGAAAACTACGACGTCGTGGTGGGCCGTGGCCTGTTGCAGACCCTTCCCGAAAAACTCGGTGAACGCGTCCGACGGGTCCTGGTCATCCACCCGCGGGCCCTTCGGCTGACGGGCGACACCGTTCGCGACGAGCTGGAGAGCGCCGGATTCACCGCGCTTACGGCCGAAATCCCGGACGCGGAGGAAGGCAAGCACATCCAGGTTGCCGCGTTCTGCTGGCAAGTGCTGGGCCAGAATGACTTCACCCGTTCGGACGCCATTGTGGCTGTCGGCGGCGGCGCTGTCACCGATCTCGCGGGCTTCGTGGCAGCCACCTGGCTGCGCGGTGTCAAGGTCATCCACATGCCCACGAGCCTCCTGGGAATGGTGGACGCCTCGGTTGGAGGCAAGACGGGCATCAACACCGCCGAGGGCAAGAACCTCGTGGGGTCATTCCACCCGCCGGCTGCCGTCCTGGCCGATCTGGATACTCTTCAGACTTTGCCGAAGAACGAGCTCATCTCCGGCATGGCGGAAGTCATCAAATGCGGATTCATCGCCGATCCCGCGATCCTCGAACTGATCGAGAAGAACACGGACGCCGTGATGGATCCCGGTTCCGATGTCGTCCACGAACTCATTGAACGCGCCATCGCTGTCAAGGCCAATGTCGTATCCCAGGACCTCAAGGAATCCGGCCTGCGCGAAATCCTGAACTACGGCCACACCCTTGGCCATGCCATCGAACTGGTGGAGCGGTATTCCTGGCGCCACGGTGCTGCCGTTGCCGTGGGCATGATGTTCGCTGCCGAGTTGTCCCGAAGTGTCGGCCGTCTGTCGGATGCCGATGCCGACCGGCACCGCACCATCCTCGAAAGCCTTGGCCTGCCCATTACCTACCGAAGGGACCGCTGGCAGGGTTTGCTGGACGGTATGCGCCGGGATAAAAAGTCCCGTGGTGACCTCCTCCGCTTTGTCGTCCTCGACGGAGTGGCCAAGCCCGGCATCCTGGATGTCCCCGATACTTCCCTTCTCTTTGCTGCCTATCAGGAGATCGCATCATGA
- a CDS encoding shikimate kinase, with amino-acid sequence MAVGKSAIGQQLAQQLGLPFVDTDAVVVAAHGSIADIFAGRGEHAFREIEARAVAKSIESAKAQPAIISLGGGAVLDSGTQQLLGECTVVYLECDAETVADRIARNTGRPLLQGDAMARWEALFATRRPVYERLADIVMDVRSGSVAEIGLHLEERLRQHAALKEEVEK; translated from the coding sequence ATGGCTGTTGGCAAGTCGGCCATAGGCCAGCAGTTGGCCCAGCAGCTTGGTCTTCCGTTCGTGGACACCGACGCAGTGGTGGTTGCTGCCCATGGGAGCATTGCGGACATCTTCGCAGGACGCGGCGAGCACGCCTTCCGGGAAATCGAAGCCAGGGCAGTGGCGAAATCGATCGAGTCCGCCAAAGCACAGCCAGCGATCATTTCCCTGGGCGGCGGAGCAGTCCTTGATTCCGGAACCCAGCAACTGCTGGGGGAGTGCACCGTGGTTTACCTGGAATGCGACGCGGAAACCGTGGCGGACCGGATCGCGCGAAACACGGGAAGGCCCTTGCTGCAGGGGGACGCAATGGCCCGGTGGGAAGCACTCTTTGCCACCAGGCGTCCCGTCTACGAACGGCTCGCAGACATCGTCATGGATGTGCGTTCAGGATCCGTGGCGGAAATCGGCCTCCATTTGGAGGAACGGCTGCGCCAGCATGCAGCCTTGAAAGAGGAAGTTGAAAAGTGA
- the aroC gene encoding chorismate synthase, producing MLRWLTAGESHGPALIGIVEGVPAGVELTSGQIRDALARRRLGYGRGARMKFEQDEVTIMGGVRHGLTQGGPVAIQVGNTEWPKWEQIMSADPVDPEVLADQARNAPLTRPRPGHADFTGMQKYGFDEARPVLERASARETATRVALGTVAAQFLKQLGVELVSHTVSIASVTVPEGKPLPGPRDVLALDADPLRCFDRETSNAMVAEVDAAHKEGETLGGVVEVLAYGLPPGLGSYVHWDRRLDSRLAAALMGIQAIKGVEVGDGFLTAARRGSAAHDEIVKDDDGRIVRQTNRAGGIEGGMSIGEVLRVRAAMKPIATVPRALRTIDVSTGEPAKAHHQRSDVCAVPAAGVVAEAMVALVLAEAVAEKFGGDSVAETQRNLQSYLDSIPATLDSVGR from the coding sequence ATGTTGCGTTGGTTGACTGCCGGTGAATCCCACGGTCCGGCTCTGATCGGAATTGTTGAAGGCGTGCCTGCCGGTGTTGAACTCACCAGCGGGCAAATTCGTGACGCGCTGGCGCGTCGCCGCCTCGGCTACGGACGTGGCGCCCGCATGAAGTTTGAACAGGACGAGGTCACCATCATGGGTGGCGTCCGGCACGGGCTCACCCAGGGTGGGCCGGTAGCCATCCAGGTTGGAAACACCGAATGGCCCAAGTGGGAGCAGATCATGTCTGCCGATCCGGTGGACCCGGAGGTCCTCGCCGACCAGGCCCGTAACGCCCCTTTGACCCGTCCCCGCCCCGGGCACGCGGACTTCACGGGTATGCAGAAGTACGGCTTCGACGAAGCCCGTCCGGTGCTTGAACGCGCCAGTGCACGGGAGACTGCCACCCGCGTTGCCCTCGGCACCGTCGCTGCGCAGTTCCTGAAGCAGCTGGGCGTGGAACTGGTGAGCCACACTGTGTCCATTGCCAGCGTCACCGTTCCTGAAGGCAAGCCGTTGCCCGGACCCCGGGACGTGCTGGCCCTCGACGCCGACCCCCTTCGTTGTTTTGACCGCGAGACATCCAACGCGATGGTCGCCGAGGTGGATGCAGCCCACAAGGAAGGCGAAACCCTCGGTGGCGTGGTTGAAGTACTTGCGTACGGCCTGCCGCCCGGACTGGGCAGCTACGTCCACTGGGACCGCCGTCTTGACTCGCGGCTTGCTGCTGCGCTTATGGGCATCCAGGCCATCAAGGGCGTTGAAGTCGGCGACGGGTTCCTTACGGCTGCCCGCCGCGGCTCGGCAGCCCACGATGAAATCGTCAAGGACGACGACGGCCGGATTGTCCGCCAGACCAACCGTGCCGGTGGCATCGAAGGCGGCATGAGTATCGGGGAAGTGCTGCGTGTTCGTGCAGCCATGAAACCGATCGCTACTGTTCCGCGCGCACTGCGCACCATTGACGTGAGCACGGGCGAGCCTGCCAAGGCGCACCACCAGCGTTCCGATGTTTGTGCTGTTCCCGCCGCCGGTGTCGTTGCCGAAGCCATGGTTGCCCTGGTTCTCGCGGAGGCTGTTGCCGAGAAGTTCGGTGGCGATTCCGTGGCGGAGACCCAGCGGAACCTGCAAAGCTATCTTGACAGCATTCCGGCCACCTTGGACTCGGTCGGCCGGTAG
- a CDS encoding shikimate dehydrogenase family protein, with the protein MSRRAAVLGHPISHSKSPALHTAAYAKLGVDIGYSAIDVTVAGLPAFMESLRAEDSWCGLSVTMPLKSAMVREVDEVRGAGALLGVINTVVFEYDGGAVRRAGYNTDVAGIVESVRYAGVATTPHAAILGGGGTSAAAVAAVHELGADHVDVFVRDAGRAGDAEAAAAAVGISLSVRPLTEAATAVAGTDLVISTFPPRAADDLAEELAALPGTGAGVLLDVAYDPWPSRIAETWRGHGGAVVPGLEMLMYQAAEQIRLFSGCDVDTAVIDVMCDSVGLPRRVF; encoded by the coding sequence GTGAGTCGTCGGGCTGCGGTCCTTGGCCATCCGATCTCCCACTCGAAGTCTCCGGCGCTGCATACTGCTGCCTACGCCAAGCTGGGTGTGGACATCGGGTACTCTGCCATCGATGTCACCGTTGCCGGCCTTCCGGCCTTCATGGAATCGCTCCGTGCAGAAGACTCCTGGTGTGGCCTGTCCGTAACCATGCCGCTGAAGTCGGCCATGGTCCGTGAAGTCGATGAGGTCCGGGGCGCCGGCGCCCTGTTGGGCGTCATCAACACAGTCGTTTTCGAGTACGACGGCGGCGCGGTGCGTCGGGCGGGATACAACACCGACGTTGCGGGCATTGTGGAGTCGGTCAGGTATGCCGGCGTTGCCACCACCCCGCACGCCGCCATCCTCGGTGGTGGCGGTACTTCCGCTGCTGCGGTCGCCGCCGTCCATGAACTTGGCGCGGACCACGTGGACGTCTTCGTCCGCGACGCCGGTCGTGCCGGTGACGCCGAAGCCGCCGCGGCCGCCGTCGGGATCTCCCTCTCCGTCAGGCCGCTGACGGAGGCCGCCACGGCTGTAGCGGGCACGGACCTGGTGATATCGACCTTCCCGCCCCGCGCCGCTGACGATTTGGCAGAGGAACTGGCGGCACTGCCGGGAACCGGGGCCGGTGTCCTGCTGGATGTCGCCTACGATCCTTGGCCAAGCCGCATTGCGGAAACCTGGCGCGGCCACGGGGGAGCGGTAGTCCCGGGGCTGGAGATGCTGATGTACCAGGCGGCAGAGCAGATACGGCTCTTCAGCGGCTGTGACGTTGATACCGCCGTCATAGATGTGATGTGCGACTCAGTCGGGCTTCCCCGGCGGGTGTTCTAG